One window from the genome of Salvia miltiorrhiza cultivar Shanhuang (shh) chromosome 7, IMPLAD_Smil_shh, whole genome shotgun sequence encodes:
- the LOC130991657 gene encoding transcription factor TT8-like, translated as MIKMSQGEKGESGNRRIKEEELKDLFVGIMEGYNDSAILPLSYFSAPQIPNNEENSQNSRKMQKTESERKQSERRRRDQMSEKFSLLQSMVPSLLTAHKPSKERIVDDTLNYIKYLQEEAERLEGLKKLQSKLQKVERPTLSKCTNRNSVNVAISDSAAFLAIQLPSRRGSVLGILRVLERHQAEVMEARIDVSDEKVMTFTATVRLGGDGGSSIDMIRQDILTSLDLSY; from the exons atgaTCAAAATGAGCCAAGGGGAAAAGGGGGAATCGGGGAATCGGAGAATTAAAGAAGAGGAATTGAAGGATTTGTTTGTGGGAATTATGGAGGGATACAACGATTCTGCAATCCTGCCATTATCGTACTTCTCCGCTCCACAAATCCCTAATAATGAAGAAAACAGCCAGAATTCGAGAAAGATGCAGAAAACTGAATCCGAAAGAAAGCAGAGTGAGCGCAGGAGAAGGGATCAAATGAGTGAGAAATTTTCTCTTCTTCAATCAATGGTGCCTTCCCTTCTCACGGCGCATAag CCCAGCAAAGAAAGGATAGTAGACGATACACTGAACTACATCAAATACCTTCAAGAAGAGGCGGAGAGGTTGGAAGGTCTGAAGAAATTGCAGAGCAAACTGCAGAAGGTGGAGAGGCCTACTCTCTCAAAATGCACAAATCGCAACTCTGTCAACGTTGCCATCTCCGATTCTGCAGCGTTCCTCGCCATTCAGCTGCCCTCTAGGCGTGGCTCAGTGCTCGGCATACTGAGGGTTCTAGAGAGGCACCAGGCTGAAGTTATGGAGGCAAGGATCGATGTTAGTGACGAGAAGGTGATGACATTCACAGCCACAGTGAGGCTTGGAGGTGATGGAGGCAGCTCCATTGATATGATAAGGCAAGATATACTAACTTCACTAGATTTATCCTACTGA
- the LOC130991656 gene encoding beta-D-glucosyl crocetin beta-1,6-glucosyltransferase-like, producing MEANQTRLSILMFPWLGHGHVSPYLELAKHLSKKNFKIYYCSTPVSLVSVRKALATSSDGASVHLVELHLPSSPDFPPECHTTKNIPPNLIPKLFEVFGQSKSSFSAIVSSLKPDMVIYDRFQSWAATVASSLGIPAVHFAVGAAASHAFFYHLRMNSPFPYDALYLQDYEEKPSENAVVSKVMSEDDQHRGYAHLMLSQDIVMLKTSRSFEGKYIDYLSVLLQKDIVSVGPLVPRATGEDDDSGILQWLSSKSQFSTVFISFGSENYLSKDQMQEVAKGLEISKVNFIWVVRSPHGERVALDEALPKGFLDRVGARGRVVQGWAPQDRILAHPSTGAFVSHCGWSSTLESMYFGVPIICLPFKLDQPLNARLMVEAGVAVEVAREGNGTFSSKEFANAIKKVVFEKAGQEMRRKAAELSEKMKKEDEYVISEAAEKLRKICMEHKQKN from the coding sequence ATGGAGGCAAATCAAACTAGGTTGAGCATTCTAATGTTTCCATGGTTGGGTCATGGACATGTATCCCCCTATCTTGAACTAGCCAAACATCTATCAAAGAAAAACTTCAAAATATACTACTGTTCAACACCGGTCAGTCTCGTTTCAGTGAGAAAAGCTCTTGCAACGAGCTCCGATGGCGCCTCAGTCCATCTAGTCGAGCTTCATTTGCCATCGTCACCCGATTTTCCTCCAGAGTGCCACACAACGAAAAATATACCACCAAATCTCATACCCAAACTTTTTGAGGTCTTTGGCCAGTCAAAATCCAGCTTCTCTGCCATAGTTTCCTCCCTGAAACCTGATATGGTGATCTACGACAGATTTCAGTCGTGGGCAGCCACAGTCGCCTCGTCCCTAGGCATTCCAGCCGTTCATTTTGCAGTAGGAGCAGCTGCATCGCATGCATTTTTCTACCATCTGAGAATGAACTCACCTTTCCCTTATGATGCGTTGTATCTTCAAGACTACGAAGAAAAGCCCTCTGAAAACGCAGTCGTGTCGAAGGTCATGAGCGAAGATGATCAACATCGTGGATATGCTCATCTCATGCTATCTCAAGACATCGTCATGCTAAAGACAAGCAGAAGTTTTGAAGGGAAGTATATTGACTACTTATCTGTCTTGCTGCAGAAAGATATCGTCTCCGTTGGTCCACTTGTTCCACGTGCAACGGGTGAGGATGATGATTCGGGTATCTTGCAATGGCTCAGCAGCAAGAGCCAGTTTTCGACTGTATTCATCTCTTTTGGGAGTGAGAACTACTTGTCCAAGGATCAGATGCAAGAGGTGGCTAAAGGGCTGGAGATCTCCAAGGTGAACTTCATATGGGTTGTGAGGTCTCCTCACGGGGAGAGAGTTGCTCTAGACGAGGCGCTGCCAAAGGGATTTCTCGACAGGGTGGGAGCGAGAGGCCGGGTTGTTCAAGGATGGGCACCACAGGATAGAATTCTAGCTCATCCGAGTACTGGTGCTTTTGTGAGTCACTGTGGTTGGAGTTCTACACTCGAGAGCATGTATTTTGGTGTGCCGATCATATGCCTACCTTTCAAGCTCGACCAGCCGTTGAATGCTAGGTTGATGGTTGAGGCCGGTGTGGCTGTGGAGGTGGCAAGGGAAGGGAATGGGACCTTCAGCAGCAAGGAGTTTGCCAACGCGATAAAGAAGGTCGTTTTTGAGAAAGCGGGGCAAGAGATGAGGCGGAAGGCTGCAGAGCTGAGTGAGAAGATGAAAAAGGAAGATGAATATGTGATAAGTGAAGCAGCAGAGAAGCTGAGGAAGATTTGTATGGAGCATAAGCAGAAGAATTGA
- the LOC130993054 gene encoding beta-D-glucosyl crocetin beta-1,6-glucosyltransferase-like, translating to MDTNQTSLSILMFPWIAHGHIYPYLELAKNLSNHNFQIHYCSTLINLTSIKKTLATSPTLGVPLRLIELRLPATLDLPPELHTTKNAPPTLIPKLHEAFHRSRSNFYAIISSLKPDLLIYDCFQPWAASTASALGIPAVYFSVSSAATYSFHHHLYTVKNSPFPYDAMYLRGHEERAFKRTIVGKILEEDEQEHAFAFFKQSREIVLIKTSRILEGKYIDYLSLLCKRIQIPVGSLITSSSSTKDDDDDQTKMIMKWLSGKKRFSTVFISFGSENYLSNDQMREIAKGLEICGVNFIWVVRCPRGEAAAAVELPEGLLERGMIVEWAPQERILGHPSTGAFVSHCGWSSTLESIHFGVPVIGLPLKVDQPFNARLMVEVGVAVEVARDGDGNFGGGAFADAVNEVVGGKIGEGMRVRAKELSERMRREEEMLIGEAARQLRRICLESKRR from the coding sequence ATGGACACAAATCAAACTAGTTTGAGCATTCTAATGTTCCCATGGATAGCTCATGGACACATATACCCCTACCTTGAACTAGCCAAAAACCTCTCAAACCACAACTTCCAAATCCACTATTGCTCAACCCTAATCAATCTCACATCCATCAAAAAAACCCTAGCAACATCTCCCACACTTGGTGTCCCACTCCGTCTAATCGAGCTCCGCCTCCCGGCCACCCTGGACCTCCCACCGGAGCTCCACACCACCAAAAACGCGCCCCCAACCCTAATTCCGAAGCTCCACGAGGCCTTCCATCGATCAAGATCAAACTTCTACGCCATCATCTCCTCCCTCAAACCCGACCTACTCATCTACGACTGCTTCCAGCCGTGGGCCGCCTCCACGGCCTCCGCCCTAGGCATCCCGGCCGTCTATTTCTCGGTGTCATCGGCCGCAACCTACTCATTCCACCACCACCTCTACACGGTCAAGAACTCGCCCTTCCCCTACGACGCAATGTACCTTCGAGGCCACGAGGAGAGGGCTTTCAAGCGCACGATCGTGGGCAAGATCCTCGAAGAAGACGAACAAGAACACGCTTTCGCCTTCTTCAAACAATCTCGAGAAATCGTCTTGATCAAGACATCAAGAATTCTCGAAGGTAAATACATTGACTACTTATCTCTCTTGTGTAAGAGGATTCAAATCCCGGTTGGCTCTCTCattacatcatcatcatcaacgaaggatgatgatgatgatcaaaCTAAAATGATCATGAAATGGTTGAGCGGCAAGAAACGGTTTTCAACCGTTTTCATCTCCTTTGGGAGTGAGAACTACTTGTCTAATGATCAAATGCGCGAGATAGCAAAAGGGTTGGAGATTTGTGGCGTCAACTTCATATGGGTGGTGCGGTGTCCGAgaggagaggcggcggcggcggtggagctGCCGGAGGGGCTTCTCGAGAGGGGGATGATCGTGGAGTGGGCCCCGCAGGAGAGGATATTAGGGCACCCGAGCACGGGCGCCTTTGTGAGTCACTGTGGATGGAGCTCGACTCTGGAGAGCATACATTTTGGCGTGCCGGTTATAGGCTTACCGTTGAAGGTCGATCAGCCGTTCAACGCTAGGCTGATGGTGGAGGTGGGCGtggcggtggaggtggcgaggGACGGGGATGGGAATTTCGGGGGCGGCGCGTTTGCCGATGCGGTGAATGAGGTGGTTGGCGGGAAAATTGGGGAGGGGATGAGGGTTAGGGCTAAGGAGTTGAGTGAGAGGATGAGGAGGGAAGAGGAGATGTTGATAGGTGAAGCTGCAAGGCAGCTGAGGAGGATTTGTCTCGAGTCAAAGCGAAGGTAA
- the LOC130993055 gene encoding UDP-glucosyltransferase 29-like — protein MFPWLAHGHIFPYLQLSKHLSSTPHFTTYLCSTAVNLTSITSAAAAAQPHLIELHMPSPPELPPHLHTTKNLPSHLLPTLIKSFQESTSSFSQILQTLNPDLLIFDVFQPWAPKLASSMGIPSVYFSTSGASSISYLHHLHTFGSPAGFPFPALSLPEAEIARMRSPVRPNIKEADEDYPFGNYRVSTDIALVKSSRYVEEKYVNYLSSLCKKEIVCTGALIASDDAEERDDQFKVIEWLDEREVGSTIYISFGSECFLSKEQIGEVAKGLLLCDDVNFLWVVRFPFEERERRVEEELPVGFREAVKGRGLVVEGWAAQARILGHPSVGGFVSHCGRSSITESLYFGVPVVAMAMKVEQPLNAQLVVELGVGVEVGRDGNGEYVGEEIGRAIEKVMVVEKEGLRSRARGLSEVMREKEGEEVSEVARQLLKICVKNKKMVA, from the coding sequence ATGTTCCCATGGTTAGCTCACGGCCACATCTTCCCATACCTCCAGCTCTCCAAACACCTCTCCTCCACCCCCCACTTCACCACCTACCTCTGCTCCACCGCCGTCAACCTCACCTCCAtcacctccgccgccgccgccgcacaACCTCACCTAATCGAGCTTCACATGCCCTCCCCCCCCGAGCTCCCCCCTCACCTCCACACCACCAAGAACCTCCCCTCCCACCTCCTCCCCACCCTCATCAAATCCTTCCAAGAATCCACCTCAAGCTTCTCCCAAATCCTCCAAACCCTAAACCCAGACCTCCTCATCTTCGACGTCTTCCAGCCGTGGGCCCCCAAGCTCGCCTCCTCCATGGGCATACCCAGCGTCTACTTCTCCACCTCCGGCGCCTCCTCCATCTCCTACCTCCACCACCTCCACACATTCGGCTCCCCCGCCGGATTCCCTTTTCCGGCGCTCAGCCTGCCCGAGGCCGAGATAGCCCGCATGAGAAGCCCCGTTAGGCCGAATATCAAAGAAGCCGATGAGGATTACCCTTTTGGGAATTATAGAGTTTCCACAGACATTGCATTGGTGAAGAGCTCGAGATATGTGGAAGAGAAGTATGTAAACTATCTTTCTTCTTTATGCAAGAAGGAGATCGTCTGCACCGGTGCGTTGATTGCTTCTGATGATGCAGAAGAGCGCGATGATCAGTTCAAGGTCATTGAATGGCTGGATGAGAGAGAAGTTGGCTCCACCATATACATCTCCTTTGGGAGTGAATGCTTCTTATCCAAGGAGCAGATAGGAGAGGTGGCAAAAGGGCTTCTTCTTTGTGATGATGTGAATTTTTTATGGGTGGTGAGGTTTCCTTTTGAGGAGAGGGAGAGGAGGGTTGAGGAGGAGCTGCCGGTAGGGTTTCGTGAGGCGGTTAAAGGGAGGGGGCTGGTGGTGGAGGGATGGGCGGCGCAGGCGAGGATTTTAGGGCATCCGAGCGTTGGTGGCTTCGTGAGCCATTGTGGGAGGAGCTCGATCACGGAGAGCTTGTATTTTGGTGTTCCGGTGGTGGCTATGGCGATGAAGGTGGAGCAGCCGTTGAATGCGCAGTTGGTGGTGGAGCTCGGTGTGGGTGTGGAGGTTGGGAGGGATGGGAATGGAGAGTATGTGGGGGAGGAGATTGGGAGGGCGATTGAGAAGGTGATGGTGGTGGAGAAGGAGGGTTTGAGGAGTAGGGCGAGGGGGTTGAGTGAGGTGATGAGGGAGAAGGAGGGAGAGGAGGTGAGTGAAGTGGCTCGGCAGCTTTTGAAGATATGTGTCAAGAACAAGAAGATGGTGGCATGA
- the LOC130991659 gene encoding UDP-glucosyltransferase 29-like, producing MEAKEASLSILMFPWLAHGHVFPYLELANHLSNLNFTIFFCSTPIILQSLPDHRDTPITLVPLHLPSPPDLPPELHTTKHAPPHLIPRLREALHASQAAFSAILASLSPSMLIFDFFQPWAADAAAALNIPAVHFATTGAAAYSFYYHNFTRKGSPFPHDAMYLRRHEWAALRATTSNLKMGNLESGIPHFNRSRDVVLMKTARAVEGKYMDYLSQLCNKKIVAVGPLITTAADNGGHDSDIMNWLSKKERFSTIFVSFGSENYLSKNQMEEMAKGLEASNANFIWVVRFPRGEREEETEEALPLGFAERVGERGKIVEGWAPQTKILAHENVCGFISHCGMSSMIESLYFGVPVIGVPIKLDQPLNSRLLTEAGVCVEVARDENGDFRGDDVAAAIRRVVESGEGMRAGAAEIREAMRTEEACAVSEAAEHLRRICVERMI from the exons ATGGAGGCAAAGGAAGCAAGTCTATCGATCTTAATGTTCCCATGGTTAGCCCACGGCCATGTCTTCCCCTACCTCGAGCTAGCCAACCATCTCTCCAACCTAAACTTCACCATCTTCTTCTGCTCCACTCCCATCATTCTCCAATCCCTCCCCGACCACCGCGACACCCCGATCACCCTCGTCCCCCTCCACCTCCCCTCCCCGCCGGATCTCCCGCCGGAGCTCCACACCACCAAGCACGCGCCGCCCCACCTCATACCGCGCCTCCGGGAGGCCCTCCACGCCTCGCAAGCCGCCTTCTCCGCCATCCTCGCCTCCCTCAGCCCCAGCATGCTCATCTTCGACTTCTTCCAGCCCTGGGCCGCCGATGCCGCCGCCGCCCTGAACATCCCCGCCGTCCACTTCGCCaccaccggcgccgccgcctacTCCTTCTACTACCACAACTTCACCAGAAAGGGCTCCCCCTTCCCCCACGACGCGATGTACCTCCGCCGCCACGAGTGGGCGGCGCTGCGGGCCACCACCTCCAATCTCAAAATGGGCAACTTAGAAAGCGGGATCCCCCACTTCAACCGCTCCCGCGACGTCGTTTTGATGAAGACGGCGCGGGCCGTCGAAGGGAAATACATGGATTACCTTTCTCAGTTGTGTAACAAGAAAATAGTCGCCGTGGGCCCACTTATTACAACCGCCGCCGACAATGGTGGACATG ATTCCGACATCATGAACTGGTTAAGCAAGAAAGAGAGATTCTCGACCATTTTCGTCTCATTTGGAAGCGAGAACTACCTGtccaagaatcaaatggaagaaaTGGCGAAAGGTCTAGAAGCTTCGAATGCCAACTTCATATGGGTGGTGAGGTTTCCTCGAggggagagagaggaagaaacCGAAGAAGCGCTGCCGTTAGGGTTTGCTGAGAGAGTTGGAGAGAGGGGGAAGATAGTGGAGGGGTGGGCCCCGCAGACCAAGATTTTGGCGCATGAGAATGTTTGTGGTTTTATTAGTCATTGTGGGATGAGTTCTATGATCGAGAGCTTGTATTTCGGGGTGCCTGTGATCGGCGTTCCGATCAAGCTCGATCAGCCGTTGAATTCGAGGCTGCTGACGGAGGCCGGCGTCTGCGTCGAGGTGGCGAGGGACGAGAACGGAGATTTTCGAGGAGATGATGTGGCGGCGGCGATCCGAAGAGTTGTGGAGAGTGGGGAGGGGATGAGGGCTGGGGCGGCGGAGATCAGGGAGGCGATGAGGACGGAGGAAGCGTGCGCGGTCAGTGAGGCCGCCGAGCATCTCAGGCGAATTTGTGTCGAGCGTATGATCTAG
- the LOC130991660 gene encoding beta-D-glucosyl crocetin beta-1,6-glucosyltransferase-like, giving the protein MEAKQASLSILMFPWLAHGHVFPYLELAKNLSKLNFTIFLCSTPIILQSLPDHRHIPITLVPLHLPSPPDLPPELHTTKHAPPHLMPRLHEAFHASKAAFSAIVASLSPSMLIYDCFQAWAAAALNIPAVHFATTGAAAYSFYYHHLTRKGSPFPHDAMYLHRHELAARRVTTSDFDVENLDNGLPSFNRSRDVVLMKTSPAIEGKYMDYLSQLCNKKILALGPLITTASDNGGHDSDIMDWLSKKERFSTIFISFGSENYLSKNQMREMAKGLEASKANFIWVVRFPRGESEEEETKEALPLGFAERVGERGKIVEGWAPQTKILAHENVCGFISHCGMSSTIESLYFGVPVIGVPIKIDQPLNSRLLMEAGVCVEVARDDNGDFRGDDVAAAIRRVVESGEGMRAGAAEIREAMRAEEECGVGEAAEHLRRICAHRMV; this is encoded by the exons ATGGAGGCAAAGCAAGCAAGTCTGTCGATCCTAATGTTCCCATGGCTAGCCCATGGCCATGTCTTCCCCTACCTCGAGCTAGCCAAGAACCTCTCGAAGCTAAACTTCACCATCTTCCTCTGCTCCACTCCCATCATCCTCCAATCCCTCCCCGACCACCGCCACATCCCGATCACCCTCGTCCCCCTCCACCTCCCCTCCCCGCCGGACCTCCCGCCAGAGCTCCACACCACCAAGCACGCGCCGCCCCACCTCATGCCGCGCCTCCACGAGGCCTTCCACGCCTCCAAAGCCGCCTTCTCCGCCATCGTCGCCTCCCTCAGCCCCAGCATGCTCATCTACGACTGCTTCCAGGCCTGGGCCGCCGCCGCCCTGAACATCCCCGCCGTCCACTTCGCCaccaccggcgccgccgcctacTCCTTCTACTACCACCACCTCACCAGGAAGGGCTCCCCCTTCCCCCACGACGCGATGTACCTCCACCGCCACGAGTTGGCGGCGCGGCGGGTCACCACCTCCGATTTCGACGTGGAGAACTTAGACAACGGGCTTCCCTCCTTCAACCGCTCCCGCGACGTCGTTTTGATGAAGACGTCGCCGGCCATCGAAGGGAAATACATGGACTACCTTTCTCAATTGTGTAACAAGAAAATACTCGCCCTGGGCCCACTTATTACAACCGCCTCCGACAACGGTGGACATG ATTCAGACATAATGGATTGGTTAAGCAAGAAAGAGAGATTCTCGACCATTTTCATCTCATTTGGAAGCGAGAACTACTTGTCCAAGAATCAAATGCGAGAAATGGCGAAAGGTCTAGAAGCTTCGAAAGCCAACTTCATATGGGTGGTGAGGTTTCCTCGAGGAGAGAGTGAGGAAGAAGAAACCAAAGAAGCGCTGCCGTTAGGGTTTGCTGAGAGAGTTGGAGAGAGAGGGAAGATAGTGGAGGGGTGGGCCCCGCAGACCAAGATTTTGGCGCATGAGAATGTTTGTGGTTTCATTAGTCATTGCGGGATGAGTTCTACGATCGAGAGCTTGTATTTTGGGGTGCCGGTGATCGGCGTTCCGATCAAGATCGATCAGCCGTTGAATTCGAGGCTGCTGATGGAGGCCGGCGTCTGCGTCGAGGTGGCGAGGGACGACAACGGAGATTTTAGAGGAGATGACGTGGCGGCGGCGATCCGAAGAGTTGTGGAGAGCGGGGAGGGGATGAGGGCCGGGGCGGCGGAGATCAGGGAGGCGATGAGGGCGGAGGAAGAGTGCGGGGTCGGTGAGGCCGCGGAGCATCTCAGGCGAATTTGTGCCCATCGTATGGTCTAA